Proteins encoded within one genomic window of Pseudorasbora parva isolate DD20220531a chromosome 3, ASM2467924v1, whole genome shotgun sequence:
- the akr1a1a gene encoding aldo-keto reductase family 1 member A1-A: MTETITLSTGQQMPSVGLGTWKSAPGQVKQAVLAALDCGYRHIDCAAAYGNEREVGDALTERLGPGKPLRREDIFVTSKLWNTKHHPDDVEEACKSSLSDLRLCYLDLYLMHWPMAFERGDELMPRHPDGTVRYDGTHYRDTWAAMEKLVDQGLVKAIGLSNFNARQIDDILSIAKHKPVVNQVECHPYLVQTKLISHCWSRGLTVTAYSPLGSPDRPWVTPGQARLLDDPRVLSIAKHYNKSPAQVINRWHIQRGIVCIPKSVTQSRITQNIEVFDFKLSDEDMRLIKSFNKNERLIVPTIMKDGQKVWRDVGHPHFPFNDQY; this comes from the exons ATGACAGAAACAATCACTCTCTCCACGGGTCAGCAGATGCCATCGGTGGGACTAGGAACATGGAAAAGTGCCCCAGGACAG GTGAAGCAGGCTGTTCTAGCAGCGTTAGACTGTGGCTACAGGCACATCGACTGCGCAGCGGCTTACGGCAATGAGCGAGAGGTCGGAGACGCCCTGACGGAACGACTTGGACCAGGAAAA CCCCTGAGACGAGAAGATATTTTTGTGACATCCAAGTTGTGGAACACCAAGCACCATCCAGATGATGTTGAGGAGGCCTGTAAAAGCTCTTTGTCCGATCTGAGGCTCTGCTATCTGGATCTGTATCTCATGCACTGGCCAATGGCCTTTGA GAGAGGAGATGAGCTGATGCCCAGGCATCCTGATGGCACTGTTCGGTATGATGGCACTCACTACAGAGACACATGGGCAGCCATGGAGAAGCTGGTGGACCAAGGGCTGGTAAAAGCCATTGGCTTGTCAAACTTTAATGCCAGACAGATTGATGACATTCTCAGTATTGCCAAACACAAGCCAGTGGTCAATCAG GTGGAGTGCCATCCATACCTGGTTCAGACTAAGCTGATATCTCACTGCTGGAGTCGAGGGCTGACAGTAACAGCGTACAGTCCTCTGGGTTCTCCTGATCGTCCATGGGTCACACCTGGACAGGCCCGTCTGCTGGATGATCCAAGAGTTCTCAGTATAGCCAAGCACTATAACAAGAGCCCTGCTCAGGTCATCAACAG ATGGCACATTCAGAGGGGTATCGTTTGCATCCCCAAAAGCGTCACTCAATCTAGGATCACCCAGAACATTGAG GTGTTTGATTTTAAACTATCTGATGAAGACATGAGGCTCATTAAATCCTTCAACAAGAACGAAAGGCTTATTGTTCCAACTATAATG AAAGATGGACAAAAGGTTTGGAGAGATGTAGGACACCCTCACTTTCCCTTCAATGATCAATATTAA
- the vcp gene encoding transitional endoplasmic reticulum ATPase — MASGGESKNDDLSTAILKQKNRPNRLIVDESINEDNSVVSLSQAKMDELQLFRGDTVLLKGKKRRETVCIVLSDDTCSDEKVRMNRVVRNNLRVRLGDVISIQPCPDVKYGKRIHVLPIDDTVEGITGNLFEVYLKPYFLEAYRPIRKGDIFLVRGGMRAVEFKVVETDPSPYCIVAPDTVIHCEGEPIKREDEEESLNEVGYDDIGGVRKQLAQIKEMVELPLRHPALFKAIGVKPPRGILLYGPPGTGKTLIARAVANETGAFFFLINGPEIMSKLAGESESNLRKAFEEAEKNAPAIIFIDELDAIAPKREKTHGEVERRIVSQLLTLMDGLKQRAHVIVMAATNRPNSIDPALRRFGRFDREVDIGIPDATGRLEILQIHTKNMKLADDVDLEQVANETHGHVGADLAALCSEAALQAIRKKMDLIDLEDETIDAEVMNSLAVTMDDFRWALSQSNPSALRETVVEVPNITWEDIGGLDDVKRELQELVQYPVEHPDKFLKFGMTPSKGVLFYGPPGCGKTLLAKAIANECQANFISIKGPELLTMWFGESEANVREIFDKARQAAPCVLFFDELDSIAKARGGNVGDGGGAADRVINQILTEMDGMSSKKNVFIIGATNRPDIIDPAILRPGRLDQLIYIPLPDEKSRISILKANLRKSPISKDVDVDFLAKMTNGFSGADLTEICQRACKLAIRESIENEIRRERERQTNPSAMEVEEDDPVPEIRKDHFEEAMRFARRSVSDNDIRKYEMFAQTLQQSRGFGSFRFPSSNQGGSGPSQGSSGGAGGAVFNEDNDDDLYG, encoded by the exons ATGGCTTCGGGTGGCGA ATCCAAAAATGATGATCTTTCCACTGCCATTCTGAAGCAGAAGAACAGGCCAAATAGGTTGATTGTTGATGAATCCATCAATGAAGACAACAGTGTGGTGTCTCTCTCTCAG GCAAAGATGGATGAGCTCCAACTTTTTAGGGGGGACACAGTGCTGTTGAAAGGCAAGAAACGAAGGGAAACTGTTTGCATCGTCCTGTCAGATGACACCTGCTCTGACGAAAAGGTTCGCATGAACAGGGTGGTCCGCAACAACCTCAGGGTGCGCCTTGGTGATGTCATCAG TATTCAGCCATGTCCAGATGTGAAGTATGGAAAGCGCATTCACGTTCTGCCAATCGATGACACAGTGGAAGGCATCACAGGCAATCTGTTTGAGGTTTATCTCAAGCCTTACTTCCTGGAGGCTTATCGGCCGATCCGTAAAG GTGATATTTTTCTTGTCAGAGGAGGCATGCGCGCTGTTGAGTTCAAAGTGGTGGAAACTGACCCCAGCCCATACTGTATTGTGGCCCCAGACACAGTGATCCACTGTGAAGGGGAACCTATCAAGAGAGAG GATGAGGAAGAGTCTCTGAATGAGGTGGGATATGATGACATCGGAGGGGTCAGGAAACAGCTCGCCCAAATCAAAGAAATGGTAGAGCTACCTCTGAGACACCCAGCTCTCTTCAAGGCTATTGGAGtgaag CCTCCCCGTGGCATTCTGCTATACGGACCCCCTGGAACTGGAAAGACTCTCATAGCTCGTGCTGTGGCAAATGAAACTGGAGCATTCTTCTTCCTTATCAATG GCCCTGAGATCATGAGTAAACTGGCTGGTGAATCTGAGAGCAATTTGCGCAAAGCTTTTGAGGAAGCAGAGAAGAATGCACCAGCCATCATCTTTATTGATGAACTTGATGCCATTGCACCCAAAAGAGAGAAG ACTCATGGTGAGGTGGAGAGGCGCATTGTGTCTCAGCTGCTCACTTTGATGGATGGACTGAAGCAAAGGGCTCATGTCATCGTCATGGCAGCCACTAACAGACCCAACAGCATTGACCCAGCTCTCAGGCGATTCG GTCGCTTTGACAGAGAGGTGGACATCGGCATTCCAGATGCTACTGGAAGACTTGAGATACTTCAGATTCACACCAAGAACATGAAGCTTGCTGATGATGTTGATCTGGAGCAG GTGGCGAATGAAACCCATGGCCATGTGGGTGCTGATCTGGCCGCTCTTTGCTCAGAGGCTGCTCTGCAAGCCATCCGTAAGAAAATGGACCTCATTGATCTGGAGGATGAGACCATCGACGCGGAGGTTATGAATTCCTTGGCTGTTACAATGGATGACTTCAGG TGGGCTCTTAGCCAGAGCAACCCCTCTGCCCTGAGAGAGACAGTAGTGGAGGTGCCCAACATCACCTGGGAGGATATTGGTGGTCTTGATGATGTCAAGAGAGAGCTGCAGGAGCTGGTGCAG TACCCAGTGGAACATCCAGACAAATTCCTTAAGTTTGGCATGACCCCATCCAAGGGTGTGCTGTTTTATGGACCACCAGGTTGTGGTAAAACCCTGCTGGCCAAGGCCATTGCTAATGAGTGCCAGGCCAACTTCATCTCAATCAAGGGCCCTGAACTGCTCACTATGTGGTTTGGAGAATCAGAAGCTAATGTCCGTGAAATCTTTGACAAG GCTCGTCAAGCTGCTCCCTGTGTGCTCTTCTTTGATGAATTGGACTCCATTGCTAAAGCTCGTGGTGGAAACGTTGGTGATGGTGGTGGAGCAGCTGACAGAGTCATTAACCAGATCCTCACTGAAATGGATGGTATGTCCAGCAAGAAGAACGTCTTCATCATTGGGGCCACAAACAGACCAGACATCATTGACCCTGCCATCCTTAGGCCTGGCCGCCTGGACCAGCTTATCTACATCCCACTGCCTGATGAGAAGTCTCGCATTTCCATTCTCAAAGCTAATCTCAGGAAGTCTCCAATCTCAAAG GATGTGGACGTGGACTTCTTGGCCAAGATGACCAATGGCTTTTCAGGTGCTGATTTGACTGAGATCTGTCAGAGAGCCTGTAAACTGGCCATCCGTGAGTCCATTGAGAACGAGATCAGACGGGAACGTGAGAGGCAGACCAACCCTTCTGCAATG GAAGTGGAGGAGGATGACCCTGTGCCTGAGATTAGGAAGGACCATTTCGAGGAGGCTATGCGCTTTGCCCGTCGCTCCGTCAGTGATAACGACATCCGCAAATACGAGATGTTCGCACAGACCCTGCAACAAAGCAGAGGCTTTGGCAGTTTCAG aTTCCCATCCAGTAACCAAGGTGGAAGTGGACCAAGTCAGGGCTCTTCTGGTGGTGCCGGAGGCGCCGTCTTCAATGAGGACAACGATGATGATCTTTATGGATAA